AACGAAGCTGGCGAGATGACTTTATATGAAGGTATACATCAAAGGCACTGCATGATTCCACAGCCTCCTCACAACACAacaacaccaattttttggTACCAGTGATTGGCCTTAGATTAGTGGCAGTATGGTAATTACTGCAACAGTTAGTTTTCTGTCATGTAGCGGCTCCTCCTTTAGGAGTTGCATGGGCAGGTCTTAGTAATGAGGAAGTAAGATTTTTGTTGATGTTTGCCCTGCCAAGAAGCCGCGTATTGCTTATGTTTCTTGAGGCCATCTAGTACTAGTACTCAAGTGTAGAGACTGTCAATATCAAAGTAAAAGATTTTTTGTGAACATCACGATGGAAGAACGTCTAAAACGCAGTGCCCTTTGATTGAATTGTGTATTGAGATTCTCCTCTGTTCGACTTCAGCTTGTCTGTCAATAGAATTGATGCAAAGCACAGAGATCCTGAACTTTATCCTGCTCCAAGAAAATGTCAGTTCACCTAATTTCTTCTACTTGTAGCATCACCGAGTGTCAGTGAATGAAACCTGGTTCTCATGCTTGATCACTCTGAAATACCTCCCTACTACTTTCATCCATGTAATCCTTCTGATTCTTGTTTGACAAAGTATTATCAAACAAGTCTAGGGGTGTGTGTATGCACATTATAATCTATCTGTTTGACATCGTAATTTGTAGGTTTCATGACTTAAAGGAAGACAATGACTGGTGATTGGTAATTGTGTCTTGATCTTTAAGCATGGGGTCAAGATCACTGCGTTCAAGTTTCAAGCACAAGCAATTACTCAAATTAAACCTATGACAACTGGGTTGATATTGAGTTCCAAATCTGGAAAGTACGTCCCTCCGTTTCCTGCTGCACGTGATTCTTGACCACAAATAGCAGAACAACCCATTCACGTAAATTGTAATATGGAGGTTAAAATGTCACCTCATGATCGACACAGAGATAATTTGGAGGTTAAAACATCAAGTCATGTTAATCATTCagcaatataaatttaaaagtttccGGGCTGTGGCTTCAGTTCACCACGCAAGACCAGAAAGTCCATGGCTCCGAAGGCCTTCCCTTTCAGTAAACTTGCCCTCTTATTTTCTGCTTTTCTGGATAATTTTAGGGACACCAGAAGAAATCTTGGCAATCACTGGTCTCCAAGATCCCCATTTGAGTTTCAAAACTTAGAGTTTCTTGGCCAGAGACCCCACCTGGAGAACCAGGTTTTGGTCTTCCATGCAGAAACAGTTCTACTCAGATCATCCTCTCTATTTCCTTACTTCATGCTGGTGGCGTTCGAAGCCGGCAGCCTGATCAGGGCTCTTatcctttttgttctttatccCTTTATCTGTCTTTGCCACCAAGATTTAGCGTTAGAAGTTATGGTATTCATCTGCTTTCTCGGGCTGAAGAAAGAGAGATTCACAGAGGGAAGAGCTGTTCTGCCCAAGTTTTTCCTGGAGGATGTCGGCAGGGAGAGCTTTGAGGTCCTGAGGAGAGGCAAGTTAATTGTAGCCATCAGCGATTTGCCTCAGGTCATGGTAGAGAGCTTCTTGAAAGATTTCTTGGACGTAGATTTTGTTGTTGGTAGAGATTTGAAAGCCTGTCGTGGGTACTTTGTGGGACTGATGGAAGAAAGGAGGGATTATAATGCATTTCAAGTTGTGAAACTGAGTCCTCATGTCATTGGAGTTGGCTGCTTCAGGAAGTGTTTTGAACATGAATGGTTTTCCAATTGCaaggtaatataattttgggcATATTACCAAAAGATCTATCAATTAGGTTAAATAGGTAAAAAAAACGTATTTACCTAtaggatgaaaaataaaatagcaagtTATCTTTGTGTTATCGTAAATAGAGCGTCCCAAGTGTATTTGggcattatttttaatcaataaaaatattattatatatgtatattttatttaatatattatacatatatatttagaaaaataatatttaatatattaaatattatataaaaataatatatatatatatatatatatatattcctttcTTCATCCTCTTCCTCCCACCGGACTGCCGCCCTCCCACTNNNNNNNNNNNNNNNNNNNNNNNNNNNNNNNNNNNNNNNNNNNNNNNNNNNNNNNNNcctcctcctcctcccccTTCCCCCTTCATCTTCCCCCGTCGCCACCCCCTTCATCCTCCCCCTTTCGGTGCCTAGATCAGGCTCCCCCTCTGCTCTCTCTCGCTCCCTCCATCCTCTTTCCCCTTCCTCCTCCTCACCCGTCCCCATCCCCTTCCTTCGCCCCTTTTCAGCGTCCAGATCAGCCCTCCCCCGTGCCTGATGTGCCGCTCCTCgccaatctctctctctctctttctctctctctctctatatatatatcatatatatacaaatagtttttattataaagtataaatatatatgtccaaattcaattatatataatatataattttgatattattaatttaaatgtaaacCATTGATGTGAATTAGATAAATCTACACTAttgatttattagttaaatttgaacCGTAGATTGATCAAGATCCAACGGTTATTAAATAAggacataaatattattttaaatttcaaattaaaaaaattaaagaaaaaagcacGTGTGACTCGAGAAACACGGCAGGGGTGTAAATCGCTCTTTTTCTGATAATATAGGAGGGGCAAAttactgttttatttttcacagagaggtaaattactcATTTTCATTAACACATGGATAAACTGCATTTAACTCAAGTTAAATATTCAACTTATCCCCGTGGAATAGTGTTGATGACTGCTAACATTATTGTGCAACAGGAGATTTATTTGGTAGATGAACAAGAAAGAAGGAATTGGCATCAGCTACCAAGAGATTTATACCCCAAGCCCCTCATTTTCCATGATGGAAGATTGGCTTTTAGGCCAACTTTCTGGGCTACACTAGCCATGTTCATGTGGCTCCCCATGGGATTCACTCTCGGCATCATTAGGACTATTGTTGTACTGTCGTCGTTGCCCTTTGAGATTAAGTTTCCGATCTTGCACCTCACCGGTGTACGGATAAAGATTTCCAATTCAGAATTAGCAACGATGAGCAATGTCAATGGAGCCTTATATGTGTGTAATCATAGAACGTTGTTCGATCCCTTGATGCTCTCATCCTGTCTGAGGACTCCTTTAACTGCAGTTGTGTATAGCCTAAGTCGAGTATCAGAAATTCTTTCACCAATAAAAACGGTCCGATTGACGAGGAACAGGGGGCAAGATGCTGAGTTGATGAGCAAGGTGTTGAGTCAAGGCAACCTCGTTGTTTGTCCAGAGGGCACAACATGCAGGGAACCTTATCTACTTAGATTCAGCCCTTTGTTCACGGAAATAAGTGATAACATATTTCCTGTCGCAATTGATTGTCATGTTAGCATGTTTTATGGTACGACTGCCAGAGGGTTCAAGAGTCTGGATCCTTTGTTCTTCAGCATGAATCCAAGATCGACCTATTCGGCCCGTTTCCTAAACATGGTACATCGTGGGGCCGGAGATGAGAATGGGGATGATGCCAGAACATCAAATTACAAGATGGCCAATTTGGTGCAAAGCATGATAGCTGAAGAGTTGGGGTTCAGTTGCACAAAGCTTACAAGGAAGGATAAGTACTTGATCTTGGCAGCAAATGAAGGGGTTGTTCGGAAAGGTGGTGAGTTAAAGACTGAGACAGAGACCAAAATGAAATGACATTTGAGAACGGTAAGAAGCAATGTGATGATAAAGTTTGAGTCAAGGCGTCAAACTTAAGggatcaaaatttagttaatgacaaatttaaggggccaaaagtgaatttatcttgaataaaattgcgtatataaaattacgaattccatataaataataaattaaacagaATAATACAGTTTCATGAGAGCCCATATCCTTGTAATTAATGGCATTTGATaactttactttttttgtaaaaataaattacaacgagttcACTATCAGATTtggtacaattataaatatatctcgttgtttgataaattatcaatattctcaatttcaagggactagaaaaaaattattattgtctGGTTATGAACTAAAAGttgtggtaaataattattattaaccatgGTTTGATAAATCGATGAAAAAACATAGCCTATCcaccatgaaaaatattttttttgatatgaTTACAAagaatgataaatattttagccataGCTGCAGAAACCACGACCAACAACCATTGCATGGTCGTGGTCAATGACTACTTGCAAcggctatttatttttaaccataacaATTAGTTATGATTAAATGTTGCATTTATAGTCATCCAACAAGTCGTCCATTCCTTTAGTATTTGTTAAACACCCACGACCAAATTAAGGTTTTTAAGAATCAAACGTAATTACCTCAACTTGTGAGTACACTAGTTAATCATGTCCAACTTTATTTGATGTAATAAACTTGTGCTATATTAGAATAATATCagccattaaaattaaagccCCAATTTAAGTATGTCACGTGAGAGCCATGTGCCACTCTCTCAGCGACTACAGAAAAATCCGATTACCAGAGGACCAAATTTgcaaacattaaaaaaattaaaggactatTTTGCTACTCTAAAtacttaaaagactaaaataccatatatatgcatagctaaaggacgaaaattgcaataaaccccaaataaatattgaacCTGACAAGTGACAGCAGACTTATAATTGTGTACTCATTGCtgaatcaataataatatttcacttGGTGTTTGTAGTCCCACCAATACCATCACCATATTGCCTACTTCACATGCCCATATTGCTGAATTCAATTTACATCAACAAACTCCCTACATTCATGCATTACAATTActtgcttttttttatttttattttttctgccAGTTCTTATCCAATTATTTATCCATACGCGTTGGTTCATTCAGCCGACCTTTTCAATCTCATAAAACCTTATTCGTAGCTTTCAGATCGATTGCATCCATTTATTGTGAATCTGTCCACATTCATGACCGATCCGTCCTACCTTACATATGTAATAaccatatttgaaaaaaaaaaaaaaattaactgtacataatcacataaaaaatgtattgtATTTATCATACAGATTACGAATTCTATAATTCTGAAATTTGGGAATTTTCATATGATCCTAAGGTTTCTTACAAGCTGATCTAGCTCGAACATGCGACCTCGTTGGATGATCCAATGCAAGCCACACAGTCTCTCTAGATTTAGGTCTTGAGAATAAAACAATCAACACCAGGCTGGTCGGGTTCGTCCCCGACTAAAACCCTTCGATACTCAAGTCAGCTTGGTCGAAATAGACATATGCGATCGAAGGCAAGTAAGGtcgaaaataataaagaattgaTTACCTCAGATGATGTGTATCGGGATATTTATCGGACCAAAAATACACTGTTGCTTAGGCCACGTGTCATAATTTGATGCATCCGTAGTCATGATCGAACTGCTTAGTTTCGTGCGGTGGCTGGGTTCTGTTCCTGGGTTATAAAGTTGGGTCGATTGTCCCACAAATCGACCCGGTTTCAAATGCGCAGAT
The nucleotide sequence above comes from Sesamum indicum cultivar Zhongzhi No. 13 linkage group LG11, S_indicum_v1.0, whole genome shotgun sequence. Encoded proteins:
- the LOC105173867 gene encoding probable glycerol-3-phosphate acyltransferase 3, whose protein sequence is MAPKAFPFSKLALLFSAFLDNFRDTRRNLGNHWSPRSPFEFQNLEFLGQRPHLENQVLVFHAETVLLRSSSLFPYFMLVAFEAGSLIRALILFVLYPFICLCHQDLALEVMVFICFLGLKKERFTEGRAVLPKFFLEDVGRESFEVLRRGKLIVAISDLPQVMVESFLKDFLDVDFVVGRDLKACRGYFVGLMEERRDYNAFQVVKLSPHVIGVGCFRKCFEHEWFSNCKEIYLVDEQERRNWHQLPRDLYPKPLIFHDGRLAFRPTFWATLAMFMWLPMGFTLGIIRTIVVLSSLPFEIKFPILHLTGVRIKISNSELATMSNVNGALYVCNHRTLFDPLMLSSCLRTPLTAVVYSLSRVSEILSPIKTVRLTRNRGQDAELMSKVLSQGNLVVCPEGTTCREPYLLRFSPLFTEISDNIFPVAIDCHVSMFYGTTARGFKSLDPLFFSMNPRSTYSARFLNMVHRGAGDENGDDARTSNYKMANLVQSMIAEELGFSCTKLTRKDKYLILAANEGVVRKGGELKTETETKMK